In a genomic window of Nodosilinea sp. PGN35:
- a CDS encoding polysaccharide deacetylase family protein gives MPLAGAISTGVVNVGSVGLAAPSALDQPQALMPGLLALIDAPGVDAFPTAVSSERLCRRPENLTPVASSPPGEALFQSSSLASATVTQAAGAIGQLGAEPWPSIHPQAAEARVPVLMYHDVLEPPEVFFDLTPADFEAHLNKLLDSGFTPISPDQLVQHLRTGLALPEKPVLLTFDDGYVGHYEHVYPLLQKYQVPATFFVFPGKVDGTVAGRSTLTWEQLKTMAADPLVTIASHSVTHPPDLRALSDEELAYEVVESKRQLEAQLGVPMRYFSYPTGHYDERVAQAVADAGYMAGFTMRQNDEKFAGASESLLAIERFGQSNLEALIDAAWGGPAASSGIKPVAIASSEFNFSTPVTLQKIDGEGQSFSLISGGHPVTIHANSRYQLPEILAGTNIAGAVDGGFFSLKYLDSNVMIGPVLSQSTRRFVPGYAGEIPKLNGRPLVLMAPNQVKFVPFEADRHNTLAGLAQQLPGVTDAFVAAGWLVKDGLPQPASSFGTLFDFDARRHRAFWGINTSGQPVVGVTHTMVDSVQLGELLYQAGLRDAVMLDSGASASLTYQGDSLVGYIPRPVPHLVGLVPPDAHNGSPCPLVLDPENSTTAPR, from the coding sequence GTGCCCCTAGCCGGTGCCATTAGTACAGGTGTAGTCAATGTCGGCAGCGTTGGGCTGGCGGCCCCCTCGGCCCTCGACCAGCCCCAGGCGCTGATGCCGGGATTACTGGCTTTGATTGACGCCCCGGGGGTAGACGCATTCCCTACGGCGGTGAGCAGCGAGCGGCTGTGTCGTCGGCCAGAAAATTTGACCCCGGTTGCCAGCTCCCCCCCTGGGGAAGCCCTATTCCAAAGCTCTAGCCTGGCAAGCGCGACCGTGACCCAGGCGGCTGGGGCGATCGGTCAGCTCGGGGCTGAGCCCTGGCCCAGCATTCACCCCCAGGCTGCCGAAGCACGAGTGCCGGTGTTGATGTACCACGATGTGCTCGAGCCGCCGGAGGTCTTTTTTGATTTGACGCCCGCAGACTTTGAGGCCCATCTCAACAAGCTGCTGGACAGTGGCTTCACCCCCATCAGCCCCGACCAGCTGGTACAGCACCTGCGCACAGGTCTGGCCCTGCCCGAAAAGCCTGTCCTGCTTACCTTCGATGACGGCTACGTCGGCCACTACGAGCACGTTTACCCGCTGCTGCAAAAGTATCAGGTGCCAGCCACCTTCTTTGTGTTTCCCGGCAAGGTAGATGGCACCGTGGCTGGGCGTTCAACCCTCACCTGGGAACAGCTCAAAACCATGGCCGCCGATCCGCTGGTGACCATTGCCTCCCACAGCGTTACCCATCCCCCTGACCTACGCGCCCTCAGCGATGAGGAGTTGGCCTACGAAGTGGTGGAGTCAAAGCGACAGCTAGAGGCTCAGCTCGGTGTTCCCATGCGGTACTTTAGCTACCCTACCGGCCACTACGATGAGCGAGTCGCCCAGGCCGTAGCCGATGCTGGCTATATGGCTGGGTTCACCATGCGTCAGAACGATGAAAAATTTGCCGGTGCTTCAGAGTCGCTGCTGGCGATCGAGCGATTTGGTCAATCTAATCTTGAGGCTCTAATCGACGCCGCCTGGGGCGGCCCTGCTGCCAGTAGCGGCATCAAGCCCGTTGCGATCGCCAGCTCTGAGTTTAACTTTTCTACCCCCGTTACCCTACAGAAGATCGATGGGGAGGGGCAGTCGTTTTCCCTGATTAGCGGTGGGCACCCGGTGACGATTCACGCCAACAGTCGCTATCAACTCCCTGAAATACTGGCGGGCACCAACATTGCTGGGGCTGTGGACGGTGGCTTTTTCTCCCTCAAGTACCTGGACTCAAACGTAATGATTGGCCCGGTGTTGAGCCAGAGCACAAGGCGGTTTGTGCCAGGATATGCTGGCGAAATTCCGAAACTCAACGGTCGTCCTCTGGTGCTGATGGCCCCCAACCAGGTTAAGTTTGTGCCCTTTGAGGCCGACCGCCACAACACGCTGGCGGGCCTAGCTCAGCAGTTACCCGGCGTTACCGACGCCTTTGTGGCGGCTGGCTGGCTGGTCAAAGATGGTCTACCCCAGCCCGCCAGCAGCTTTGGCACCCTGTTCGACTTTGATGCCCGCCGCCACCGGGCCTTTTGGGGAATTAACACCAGCGGGCAGCCGGTAGTGGGGGTAACCCACACGATGGTTGACTCAGTACAGCTGGGCGAACTACTTTATCAGGCGGGTCTGCGCGATGCGGTAATGCTCGATTCTGGGGCCAGCGCTTCCCTGACCTACCAGGGAGATTCACTGGTGGGATACATTCCCCGACCGGTACCCCACCTGGTGGGCCTGGTACCTCCCGATGCCCACAACGGCAGCCCCTGCCCGCTGGTGCTAGACCCAGAAAACTCCACAACGGCACCGCGCTAA